A genome region from Nocardiopsis exhalans includes the following:
- a CDS encoding SAF domain-containing protein, with translation MRLAATSRRRWKWALLATALIVGGGAAGAWAGFAGEDTVPVAVLSADLPAGHVISASDVASVEAVPSEGLRLLAPDRVEGMVLARPVSAGSPLVAGSVSETAVWPERGSALVALPVAVLPQGLEAGTTVDLIPTGGGAQEVVEDDENTVQGSSGVVTALVHRVVADGGDGFGPGDQAVEVVVPREDAGRVAGAVAAGEVHIAVVNPHEQAENQDGEGSE, from the coding sequence GTGCGCCTTGCGGCGACTTCGCGTCGCCGGTGGAAGTGGGCGCTGCTGGCCACCGCGTTGATCGTCGGTGGTGGGGCGGCCGGAGCCTGGGCCGGGTTCGCGGGGGAAGACACGGTGCCGGTGGCGGTGCTCTCTGCTGATTTGCCCGCCGGGCACGTGATCAGCGCTTCGGATGTGGCCTCTGTGGAGGCTGTGCCGAGTGAGGGGCTGCGGTTGTTGGCGCCGGACAGGGTGGAGGGGATGGTGTTGGCCCGCCCGGTCTCGGCGGGTTCGCCTTTGGTGGCGGGTTCGGTGTCGGAGACGGCTGTGTGGCCGGAGCGGGGGTCGGCGCTGGTTGCGTTGCCGGTCGCCGTGCTGCCTCAGGGGTTGGAGGCGGGAACGACGGTGGACCTGATCCCGACCGGGGGCGGAGCCCAGGAGGTGGTGGAGGACGACGAGAACACGGTCCAAGGCAGTTCTGGGGTGGTGACGGCTCTGGTGCACCGTGTGGTCGCGGATGGCGGTGACGGGTTCGGTCCCGGGGATCAGGCGGTGGAGGTGGTGGTGCCGCGCGAGGACGCGGGCCGAGTGGCGGGTGCGGTCGCTGCGGGTGAGGTGCATATCGCGGTGGTCAACCCGCACGAACAGGCCGAGAACCAGGACGGGGAGGGGAGCGAATGA
- a CDS encoding type IV secretory system conjugative DNA transfer family protein yields MLGFLLGGGIFLLIAAIPLTGGLVGAVVLGFRWARHVHLSKEARVVEILPPPEASLENARAFWQHTMGLLRPRWSRWLFQPHLALEIIGSAAGVRYQVWVPGTVPPGTVERAISAAWPGATTSTRRLAPQESPLPAGAYTTGGHLGLGRAEVFPLQTRFDDDPARPLLGAMEDLVEGEHALVRITARPVTGWRAAKARQAAARIAGHAGMGTAVVDAFTPAGAGGGGGARRSVSLPGTGDDIRAILNKASSPRLACSLSYILTTTHEGDEFRDRLRGRAHGIASSFAAFTSGTNHLGRHLMFKPEWWAVNRFLARGALLSTAELAGVAHLPTDTSVPGLARAGARPAAPAPAVPRGGENTRVVGDADAGTNRPVALGVVEARQHTHILGKTGSGKSTLLANLVLQDAEAGRAGLVIDPRGDLITDILARLPEHAVNRVVLFDPDDNAAPPRLNLLQGPDADFTSDTVVGIFRRIYAEYWGPRTDDILRAATLTLTRAKDPTLTLGDVPRLLSNDDLRTEVMAKVVQNTGKDEALADFWGWYSGLTVSARSSVTGPVLNKLRTALLRKWVRQVVASGPSTIDLPKLFDSGHLVLLRLPKGRLGEDTSSLIGSFALAATWQAVTARIHTPEHQRKDLCAYVDECQNFLNLPGSLEDMLAEARGYRLGLTLAHQELGQLPGDLRKAVSANARSKIYFSASPDDAVSLQQHTQPVLGAYDLTHLGAFQAAVRPLVGAKELAATTVKTRPLPEGIKGRATQVRRAARVHGPDAQAQPEERRGSY; encoded by the coding sequence ATGCTCGGCTTCCTGCTCGGCGGGGGGATCTTCCTCCTGATCGCGGCGATCCCGCTCACCGGGGGTTTGGTGGGCGCGGTGGTGCTCGGGTTCAGGTGGGCCCGCCACGTCCACCTGTCCAAGGAAGCCAGGGTGGTGGAGATCCTGCCCCCGCCCGAAGCCAGCCTGGAGAACGCGCGTGCGTTCTGGCAGCACACCATGGGGCTGCTGCGCCCGCGCTGGTCGCGGTGGCTGTTCCAACCCCACCTGGCCCTGGAAATCATCGGCTCAGCGGCCGGGGTTCGCTACCAGGTGTGGGTGCCCGGGACGGTGCCTCCGGGCACGGTGGAGCGGGCGATCTCGGCGGCCTGGCCCGGTGCCACCACCTCCACCCGCCGCTTGGCCCCGCAGGAGTCACCGCTCCCAGCGGGTGCTTACACCACCGGCGGGCACCTGGGGCTGGGGCGGGCGGAGGTGTTCCCGTTGCAGACTCGGTTCGATGACGACCCTGCCCGTCCCTTGCTGGGTGCGATGGAGGACCTGGTCGAGGGCGAACACGCCCTGGTGCGCATTACCGCCCGCCCGGTTACGGGGTGGCGGGCTGCGAAGGCCCGCCAAGCAGCAGCCCGGATCGCTGGGCACGCCGGGATGGGCACGGCCGTGGTCGACGCCTTCACCCCAGCCGGGGCTGGAGGCGGGGGTGGGGCACGGCGGTCGGTGTCGTTGCCGGGGACCGGGGACGACATCCGCGCGATCCTGAACAAAGCCTCCAGCCCGAGGCTGGCGTGCTCGCTCTCCTACATCCTGACCACCACACACGAGGGTGATGAGTTCCGGGATCGGTTGCGGGGGCGCGCTCACGGCATCGCTTCGAGCTTCGCGGCGTTCACCTCGGGCACCAACCACTTGGGGCGGCACTTGATGTTCAAGCCCGAGTGGTGGGCGGTGAACCGGTTCCTGGCCCGAGGGGCACTGCTGTCCACTGCTGAGCTGGCGGGGGTCGCGCATCTGCCCACCGACACCAGCGTGCCCGGCCTGGCCCGCGCTGGAGCGCGCCCGGCCGCACCCGCACCGGCCGTTCCGCGCGGGGGCGAGAACACCCGGGTGGTCGGGGACGCCGACGCCGGCACGAACCGTCCGGTGGCCTTGGGTGTGGTGGAGGCCCGTCAGCACACCCACATCCTCGGCAAAACCGGCTCCGGCAAGTCCACCCTGCTGGCCAACCTCGTCCTCCAAGACGCGGAGGCGGGTCGGGCGGGGCTGGTGATCGACCCGCGAGGGGACCTGATTACCGACATCCTGGCCCGCCTGCCCGAGCACGCCGTCAACCGAGTGGTGCTCTTCGATCCGGACGACAACGCGGCGCCTCCCCGGTTGAACCTGCTGCAGGGCCCGGATGCGGACTTTACGAGCGACACCGTGGTGGGGATCTTCCGAAGGATTTACGCCGAGTACTGGGGGCCTCGCACCGACGACATCCTGCGGGCCGCCACACTCACGTTGACTCGGGCCAAGGACCCCACACTGACCCTGGGGGACGTGCCGCGCCTGCTCTCCAATGACGACCTGCGCACCGAGGTGATGGCCAAGGTCGTCCAGAACACCGGTAAGGACGAAGCCCTCGCTGATTTCTGGGGCTGGTACTCCGGGCTCACCGTCTCGGCCCGCTCGTCGGTGACCGGGCCGGTCCTCAACAAACTGAGGACGGCGCTTCTGCGCAAATGGGTGCGCCAAGTGGTGGCCTCGGGGCCTTCCACCATCGACTTGCCGAAGCTGTTCGACTCCGGGCACCTGGTGCTGCTGCGCCTGCCCAAGGGCCGCCTGGGTGAGGACACCTCGAGCCTGATCGGGTCGTTCGCGTTGGCGGCGACCTGGCAGGCGGTCACCGCCCGTATCCACACACCCGAACACCAGCGTAAGGACCTGTGCGCGTACGTGGACGAGTGCCAGAACTTCCTGAACCTGCCCGGCAGTCTGGAGGACATGCTCGCCGAAGCCCGCGGCTACCGGCTCGGCCTGACCCTGGCTCACCAGGAACTCGGCCAGCTCCCGGGGGACCTGAGGAAGGCGGTCTCGGCCAACGCCCGCTCCAAGATCTACTTCTCCGCCTCACCCGATGACGCGGTGAGCCTGCAGCAGCACACCCAGCCGGTGCTGGGCGCCTATGACCTCACTCACTTGGGCGCGTTCCAGGCCGCGGTACGCCCGCTGGTGGGGGCCAAGGAACTCGCAGCGACCACCGTGAAGACCCGGCCCTTGCCGGAGGGGATCAAGGGCCGGGCCACTCAGGTGCGTCGGGCCGCCCGCGTGCACGGGCCTGACGCCCAGGCGCAACCAGAAGAGCGACGGGGAAGCTACTAA
- a CDS encoding type II secretion system F family protein, whose protein sequence is MGSNPHGWARVLRQRHTWVRLAAASGAGALVGVVTGWPVGVVLAAAAGWWMPALLGPDTTSQKQADLAEALASWAEQLRDMITGASGLHQAIAATVPVAPEPIRAPVQGLEARLRAGQPMDQAAPVFARDVDSDLGDLVALTLTMGASRQSGDVAGALSRLAEAARERASSIARVSASRARVRSSVRIIAAATTIMLVGMVALNPGFLEPLGTVTGQLILGLVGGVWALSFFWLARLAAPAEQPRPFSPTPVNRAAVAGVGGGR, encoded by the coding sequence TTGGGCTCGAACCCGCATGGGTGGGCGCGGGTGTTGCGCCAGCGCCACACCTGGGTCCGCTTGGCCGCTGCATCCGGGGCTGGGGCGCTGGTGGGTGTGGTGACGGGGTGGCCGGTGGGGGTGGTGCTCGCTGCGGCGGCAGGGTGGTGGATGCCCGCCCTGCTCGGCCCCGACACCACTTCCCAGAAGCAGGCTGATCTCGCGGAGGCGTTGGCGTCGTGGGCTGAGCAGTTGCGGGACATGATCACCGGTGCTTCGGGGCTTCATCAGGCCATCGCCGCGACGGTGCCGGTCGCCCCTGAGCCGATCCGGGCTCCGGTCCAGGGGTTGGAGGCCCGGTTGCGGGCGGGCCAGCCCATGGACCAGGCCGCGCCGGTGTTCGCACGGGATGTCGATTCGGACCTGGGCGATCTGGTGGCCCTGACCCTGACGATGGGGGCTTCCCGGCAGAGCGGGGATGTGGCCGGTGCCCTCTCGCGTCTGGCTGAGGCGGCTCGGGAGCGGGCGAGTAGCATCGCCCGGGTCTCGGCCTCAAGGGCGCGGGTGCGCTCCTCGGTGCGCATCATCGCCGCCGCCACCACGATCATGCTGGTCGGGATGGTCGCGCTCAACCCGGGTTTTCTTGAACCGTTGGGCACGGTGACCGGCCAGCTGATCCTCGGCCTGGTCGGCGGTGTGTGGGCCCTTTCGTTCTTCTGGCTCGCCCGCCTGGCCGCCCCGGCCGAGCAGCCACGCCCCTTCTCCCCGACACCCGTGAACAGAGCGGCCGTGGCAGGGGTGGGTGGTGGCCGGTGA
- a CDS encoding CpaF family protein, whose product MRTMYPALHLSPVMGESGGEDSLRTAAVELAGRVTEHLVTHPEESADTDAVGQLVDTLLEERARTALVQGTQGTVDEPRLRRLVLDHVLGLGPVEELLVEPGVQNIHITGNAPAVVDFGGGRREQRSSVVATDDELVALVQRAAARAPSGERRFDMSAPILSMELPGGERLSAVMPGVAARPTLTIRRHPAQHLRLRDLARSGMVDQTAQNLLRAAVRARLNILISGATNSGKTTLLRALLGTLEGERLITVEDAFELGLHRADSDLDVQALQGRPANVEGIGEVSLAELVRAALRMCPDRVIVGETRGPETIALLNAMSMGTDGSMSTIHASSSQQVFAKLAAYCAQSPERLTASATASLVGAALHLVVHIDTTPVGERYVASVREVVGAESEQVISNEIYHRAPNTSSGELVCAPSGVVADRLERVGYAGRGWV is encoded by the coding sequence ATGAGGACCATGTATCCAGCCCTGCACCTGTCACCGGTCATGGGGGAATCTGGTGGCGAGGACTCGTTGCGCACGGCCGCGGTGGAGCTGGCCGGCCGCGTCACCGAACACCTTGTCACCCACCCCGAAGAGTCAGCGGACACCGATGCGGTGGGCCAGCTCGTCGACACCCTTCTGGAGGAAAGGGCGCGCACGGCCCTGGTACAGGGCACGCAGGGAACGGTAGACGAACCGCGCCTTCGCCGCCTGGTCCTGGACCACGTCCTTGGGCTCGGGCCGGTAGAGGAGTTGCTGGTCGAGCCGGGGGTGCAGAATATCCACATCACCGGCAACGCCCCTGCGGTTGTGGACTTCGGAGGTGGACGAAGGGAGCAACGCTCTTCGGTGGTGGCCACCGACGATGAGCTGGTGGCTTTGGTGCAGCGGGCCGCAGCCCGTGCACCGAGCGGTGAGCGCAGGTTTGATATGTCCGCACCGATTCTGTCCATGGAACTGCCAGGAGGAGAACGCCTCTCGGCGGTGATGCCGGGTGTGGCGGCTCGTCCGACCCTGACCATCCGCCGCCACCCCGCCCAGCACCTGCGACTGAGGGATCTGGCCCGCTCCGGGATGGTCGACCAGACCGCACAGAACCTGCTTCGGGCAGCGGTGCGGGCCCGGTTGAACATCCTGATCAGCGGCGCGACGAACTCGGGGAAGACCACCCTGCTCAGGGCTTTGCTGGGGACCCTGGAGGGCGAGCGGCTCATCACCGTGGAGGATGCCTTCGAGCTGGGTCTGCACCGGGCTGACAGCGACCTGGATGTCCAAGCCCTGCAGGGGCGTCCCGCGAACGTGGAGGGCATCGGTGAGGTCAGCTTGGCGGAGTTGGTGCGGGCGGCGTTGCGGATGTGCCCGGACCGGGTGATCGTCGGGGAGACCCGGGGCCCGGAGACCATCGCTCTTCTCAATGCCATGAGCATGGGCACGGATGGGTCGATGTCCACTATCCACGCCTCGAGTTCGCAGCAGGTGTTCGCGAAGTTGGCCGCCTACTGCGCTCAGAGCCCGGAGCGGTTGACGGCTTCGGCGACGGCGTCGTTGGTGGGGGCGGCTCTGCATCTGGTGGTGCACATCGACACCACCCCGGTGGGGGAGCGGTACGTGGCGAGCGTGCGCGAGGTGGTGGGGGCTGAAAGTGAGCAGGTGATCTCCAACGAGATCTACCACCGCGCGCCGAATACTTCCTCGGGTGAGTTGGTGTGTGCGCCGTCCGGGGTCGTCGCGGACCGTCTGGAACGGGTCGGGTACGCGGGACGGGGGTGGGTGTGA
- a CDS encoding NlpC/P60 family protein encodes MRYVFVGAGVLFMVPVLFIGVLGNSGQHAVGVPGEVEGIPAPVLEAYVQAAARLEEEFAGCTGMEWPVLAGIGKVESNHVAGRQVSASGDVRPKMIGPRLDGSGVGGNTTPHMDSDNGEWDGDTEFDRAVGPMQFIPTTWASHGLDGNGDGIADPHNIHDAMWSAAVYLCVSHPRAEPVDFTDPDHLEAALLRYNRAGWYVDKVVGHIDAYAEIAAQTAAQVPRVGTGASSEQGRAAAEWALAQVGKPYLWGGTGPHAFDCSGLTMQAWKAAGVALPRVTTDQVNTGTRIGLDDLQPGDLLFYDTGAPGGSPSHVTMYVGGGQMVNSPRTGQSIRVEPVDGEYYSARFVAAVRPG; translated from the coding sequence ATGCGCTATGTCTTCGTTGGTGCGGGGGTTCTCTTCATGGTGCCGGTGCTGTTCATCGGCGTGTTGGGCAACTCGGGCCAGCACGCGGTGGGGGTGCCGGGCGAGGTGGAGGGGATCCCCGCCCCGGTCCTGGAAGCCTATGTTCAGGCCGCCGCACGGTTGGAGGAAGAGTTCGCGGGCTGTACGGGTATGGAGTGGCCGGTGCTGGCCGGGATCGGCAAAGTCGAATCCAACCACGTGGCCGGGAGGCAGGTGTCGGCGTCGGGGGATGTGCGGCCCAAGATGATCGGCCCCCGCTTGGACGGGAGCGGGGTCGGGGGCAACACCACACCCCACATGGACAGCGACAACGGCGAGTGGGATGGGGACACCGAGTTTGACCGGGCGGTGGGGCCGATGCAGTTCATCCCCACCACCTGGGCTTCCCACGGCCTGGACGGCAACGGTGACGGCATCGCCGACCCGCACAACATCCACGACGCCATGTGGAGCGCGGCGGTGTACTTGTGCGTGAGCCACCCCCGAGCCGAGCCGGTCGACTTCACCGACCCGGACCATCTCGAAGCGGCGCTGCTGCGCTACAACCGCGCCGGGTGGTACGTGGACAAAGTCGTGGGGCACATCGACGCCTATGCCGAGATCGCCGCCCAGACCGCTGCGCAGGTTCCCCGGGTGGGGACGGGGGCCAGCAGCGAGCAGGGGCGGGCGGCGGCGGAGTGGGCGCTGGCCCAGGTCGGCAAGCCCTACCTCTGGGGCGGCACCGGCCCACACGCGTTCGACTGCTCGGGGCTGACCATGCAGGCCTGGAAAGCAGCCGGGGTTGCTTTGCCGCGGGTGACCACCGACCAGGTCAACACCGGAACACGCATCGGCTTGGACGATCTACAGCCGGGAGACCTGCTGTTCTACGACACCGGAGCCCCGGGAGGCAGCCCCTCACACGTGACCATGTACGTAGGCGGCGGGCAGATGGTCAACTCACCGCGCACGGGGCAGAGCATCCGGGTCGAACCCGTGGACGGTGAGTACTACAGCGCTCGGTTCGTGGCGGCGGTGCGGCCGGGCTGA
- a CDS encoding replication-relaxation family protein, which yields MVSTETDPTDTLLSLVPKITPRDRKVLNDLYDHQVLTTHHLHQLHFEGRAVRTVNQRLRQLRSYELIAPFRPYTRAGTSPHHWVVDRLGVQLVAAQRNTALAELDYRADHRMRVALDYQLGHVLGLADTFVAFALAARRTRSASLECWYSERESARRWGRHIRPDAYLQWDQDQAELHAFVEYDTGTEPLTKVARKMKGYTNLATESGLASIVLFAVHSDQRAEHLLHKLAQAPSAQLRMVGAYVSTHERLRKRGPERAVWQVPGELSGQWLSLVDIALRHPRKEQGQDDSE from the coding sequence ATGGTGAGCACTGAAACGGATCCGACCGACACCCTGCTGAGTCTGGTCCCCAAGATCACTCCCCGGGACCGGAAGGTCCTGAACGATCTGTACGACCACCAGGTTCTGACCACCCACCACCTACACCAGTTGCACTTCGAGGGGCGGGCCGTGCGCACGGTCAACCAGCGGTTGCGTCAGCTGCGCTCCTACGAGCTGATCGCTCCGTTCCGCCCCTACACGCGTGCGGGTACGAGCCCTCACCATTGGGTGGTGGACCGGCTCGGCGTGCAGTTGGTGGCCGCGCAACGGAACACAGCGCTAGCGGAGTTGGACTACCGGGCCGACCACCGGATGCGGGTCGCCCTGGACTACCAGTTGGGGCACGTGCTCGGGCTGGCCGACACCTTCGTGGCCTTCGCTCTGGCCGCCCGCCGCACCCGCTCGGCGTCGTTGGAGTGCTGGTACTCCGAGCGTGAGAGCGCGCGCCGGTGGGGGCGCCATATTCGCCCCGATGCCTACCTGCAGTGGGACCAGGACCAGGCGGAGTTGCACGCCTTCGTGGAGTACGACACCGGCACCGAACCCTTGACGAAGGTGGCGCGCAAGATGAAGGGGTACACGAATCTGGCCACGGAGAGCGGACTGGCCTCGATCGTGCTGTTCGCGGTCCATTCCGATCAGCGCGCCGAGCATCTTCTGCACAAGCTCGCCCAAGCACCTTCAGCACAGTTGCGGATGGTGGGGGCCTACGTGAGCACCCACGAACGGCTGCGCAAGCGCGGCCCCGAGCGGGCGGTGTGGCAGGTGCCAGGGGAGTTGAGCGGGCAGTGGTTGAGCCTGGTCGACATCGCTCTGCGCCATCCCCGTAAGGAGCAGGGCCAGGACGACAGCGAGTGA
- a CDS encoding type II secretion system F family protein encodes MSIMMLGLAGSMLGAGVCAGAYALRRPTLTERLTPRPEPEPRTVPRGSWIRRVGHRSGSLLAHVGLPGPVMARTLAAAGTSVEDYRAEKAASTGLGLLLAVVLFAVGDVLPQGLPVGLLALLVLAGCVLAPDLAARGAAVRQRGELRAATSALADLVVMGLAAGAGATGALTTALQHGKGTAPERIRKAVHSATVRHRPPWEGLEALAVESGVRELSELAASLRLGGASGARTRTSLTAKATSLRARRLAEVEATALAATERMALPTMGLVSGFLLLIVYVALVHVMAGF; translated from the coding sequence GTGAGCATCATGATGCTGGGCCTGGCCGGGAGCATGCTCGGAGCCGGGGTGTGCGCTGGTGCCTACGCGCTGCGCCGACCCACCCTGACCGAACGACTGACCCCGCGGCCAGAACCCGAACCCCGCACTGTCCCGCGCGGGAGTTGGATCCGGCGGGTGGGACACCGAAGTGGCAGCCTTCTTGCCCACGTCGGGCTTCCGGGGCCGGTCATGGCCAGGACCTTGGCGGCAGCGGGTACTTCGGTGGAGGACTACCGGGCCGAGAAGGCAGCTTCGACCGGCCTCGGTCTCCTGCTCGCCGTTGTGTTGTTCGCGGTGGGCGATGTTCTTCCGCAGGGCCTGCCGGTGGGGCTGCTCGCCCTTCTGGTCCTGGCCGGGTGTGTTCTGGCCCCCGACCTAGCGGCGCGCGGCGCGGCGGTGCGTCAGCGCGGCGAGCTGAGGGCGGCCACCTCGGCGTTGGCTGACTTGGTGGTTATGGGGCTGGCGGCTGGTGCCGGTGCCACCGGGGCGCTGACAACAGCGCTCCAGCACGGGAAAGGCACGGCTCCTGAACGCATTCGGAAGGCGGTGCACTCGGCCACGGTGCGCCACCGGCCCCCGTGGGAAGGCCTCGAAGCTTTGGCGGTGGAGAGCGGGGTGCGTGAACTCTCCGAGCTCGCCGCGTCGCTGCGGTTGGGCGGCGCCTCGGGTGCGCGCACCCGTACCTCACTGACGGCCAAAGCCACGTCGTTGCGGGCTCGCCGGTTGGCTGAGGTCGAGGCCACCGCCCTCGCGGCTACCGAACGCATGGCCTTGCCGACCATGGGGCTGGTCTCAGGCTTTCTCCTGCTCATCGTCTATGTCGCGCTGGTCCACGTGATGGCCGGTTTCTGA
- a CDS encoding TadE family protein → MFILPLVFGMVLAVVQVGLWAHAQHRAQTVASQALSAARAFDGTTAAAYERAEQAHDQLGGSVLRAVQVEAERGPERARVRVSGQAPSLLPGARVPVSSQVSGPVEHLAP, encoded by the coding sequence TTGTTCATCCTGCCGTTGGTGTTCGGGATGGTGCTGGCCGTGGTGCAGGTGGGGCTGTGGGCCCACGCCCAGCACCGAGCCCAAACGGTTGCCTCTCAGGCCTTGTCGGCAGCGAGGGCGTTCGACGGGACTACGGCTGCTGCCTACGAGCGGGCCGAACAGGCCCACGACCAGCTGGGCGGGAGCGTGCTGCGGGCGGTGCAGGTGGAGGCCGAGCGGGGCCCGGAGCGGGCGCGGGTGCGGGTCAGCGGCCAGGCCCCGAGTCTGCTGCCCGGGGCGCGAGTGCCGGTCTCCTCGCAGGTGTCGGGCCCGGTAGAACACCTGGCCCCATGA